A region from the Stutzerimonas stutzeri genome encodes:
- the leuD gene encoding 3-isopropylmalate dehydratase small subunit, with the protein MKPFTQHTGLVAPLDRANVDTDQIIPKQFLKSIKRTGFGPNLFDEWRYLDVGQPNQDCSTRPLNKEFVLNFPRYQGASVLLARENFGCGSSREHAPWALEEYGFRAIIAPSFADIFYNNSFKNGLLPIVLKEEEVDALFEQAEATEGYQLTVDLAAQTVTRPDGVQYGFEVDAFRKHCLLNGLDDIGLTLQDAEAIKAFENGHQQRQPWLFGAIR; encoded by the coding sequence ATGAAGCCATTTACCCAGCACACCGGTCTCGTAGCGCCGCTCGATCGGGCGAACGTGGACACCGACCAGATCATTCCCAAGCAATTCCTGAAATCGATCAAGCGCACCGGATTCGGTCCCAACCTCTTCGATGAGTGGCGCTATCTCGATGTGGGCCAGCCCAACCAGGATTGCTCGACCCGGCCGCTGAACAAGGAGTTCGTGCTCAACTTCCCGCGTTACCAAGGCGCGAGCGTGCTGCTGGCGCGCGAAAACTTCGGTTGCGGCTCGTCCCGTGAGCATGCGCCTTGGGCACTCGAGGAATACGGTTTCCGGGCCATCATCGCGCCGAGCTTCGCCGATATCTTCTACAACAACAGCTTCAAGAACGGCTTGCTGCCGATCGTGCTGAAGGAAGAGGAAGTGGATGCGCTGTTCGAGCAGGCAGAGGCCACCGAGGGCTATCAGCTCACCGTGGATCTGGCGGCGCAGACGGTAACGCGCCCGGATGGCGTGCAGTACGGCTTCGAGGTCGACGCGTTTCGCAAGCACTGCCTGCTCAACGGGCTGGACGATATTGGCCTGACCCTGCAGGACGCGGAGGCGATCAAGGCCTTCGAAAACGGTCATCAGCAGCGTCAGCCATGGCTGTTCGGCGCTATCCGTTAA
- a CDS encoding class I SAM-dependent methyltransferase, with amino-acid sequence MNDNAHSQVVQKQFGEQANAYLSSAVHAQGPEFGELLAAVEGRGDAQLLDLGCGAGHVSFHLAPTVGKVIAYDLSQQMLNVVTHAAQARGLDNIETVHGAAEQLPFEDGRFDFVVSRYSAHHWSDLGQALREVRRVLKPGGVAAFVDVVAPGLPLHDTHLQAVELLRDNSHVRDYSPAEWARQLGEAGLQVTSGKLQRLRLEYRSWVERMRTPEVFRAAIRQLQREASQEVRAYFEIADDGSFSTDVLLIWAGR; translated from the coding sequence GTGAACGATAACGCTCATAGCCAGGTAGTACAAAAGCAGTTCGGGGAGCAGGCCAACGCCTACCTGAGCAGTGCGGTGCATGCGCAAGGTCCCGAGTTCGGCGAGCTGCTGGCTGCGGTGGAGGGCCGCGGCGACGCGCAGCTGCTCGACCTGGGGTGCGGTGCCGGGCATGTGTCCTTCCACCTGGCCCCGACAGTAGGCAAGGTGATCGCGTACGACCTGTCCCAGCAGATGCTCAATGTGGTTACGCATGCAGCGCAGGCGCGAGGGCTGGATAACATCGAGACGGTGCATGGTGCGGCCGAGCAACTGCCGTTCGAGGATGGCCGTTTCGATTTCGTCGTCAGTCGTTACTCGGCCCACCACTGGAGCGATCTTGGCCAGGCGTTGCGTGAGGTGCGGCGTGTGCTCAAACCGGGCGGCGTGGCAGCCTTCGTCGATGTCGTCGCGCCCGGCTTGCCGCTGCACGACACCCATTTGCAGGCCGTCGAGCTGCTGCGCGACAACAGTCATGTTCGTGACTACTCGCCGGCCGAGTGGGCTCGTCAGCTGGGTGAAGCGGGGCTGCAGGTCACCTCCGGCAAGCTACAGCGCTTGCGGCTCGAGTACCGGTCCTGGGTCGAGAGGATGCGGACGCCCGAGGTGTTCCGCGCCGCTATTCGCCAGTTGCAGCGCGAGGCCAGCCAAGAGGTCCGCGCCTATTTTGAAATTGCCGACGACGGCTCGTTCAGCACCGACGTGTTGCTGATCTGGGCCGGGCGTTGA
- the leuB gene encoding 3-isopropylmalate dehydrogenase encodes MSKQILILPGDGIGPEIMAEAVKVLQLANDKFQLDLQLSYDELGGAAIDKYGVPLADETLERARAADAILLGAVGGPKWDTIDPAIRPERGLLKIRSQLGLFGNLRPALLYPQLAEASSLKPEIVAGLDILIVRELTGGIYFGQPRESKVLENGERMAFDTLPYSESEIRRIARVGFDMARVRGKKLCSVDKANVLASSQLWRAVVEEVAKDYPDVELSHMYVDNAAMQLVRAPKQFDVIVTDNMFGDILSDEASMLTGSIGMLPSASLDSNNKGMYEPCHGSAPDIAGQGIANPLATILSVSMMLRYSFNQVAAADAIEQAVSNVLDEGLRTGDIWSDGCKKANTQAMGDAVVAALAKL; translated from the coding sequence ATGAGCAAACAGATTCTGATTCTTCCCGGTGATGGCATCGGTCCGGAAATCATGGCCGAAGCGGTCAAGGTGCTGCAGCTCGCCAATGACAAGTTTCAGCTCGACTTGCAACTGAGCTACGACGAGTTGGGCGGGGCGGCGATCGACAAGTACGGTGTGCCCCTGGCCGACGAGACGCTGGAGCGTGCTCGCGCAGCCGATGCCATCCTGCTCGGCGCCGTCGGTGGCCCGAAGTGGGACACCATCGACCCTGCCATCCGTCCGGAGCGGGGGCTGTTGAAAATCCGTTCGCAGCTCGGCCTGTTCGGCAATCTGCGCCCGGCGCTGCTGTACCCGCAGCTGGCCGAAGCCTCCAGCCTGAAGCCTGAAATCGTTGCCGGGCTGGATATTCTTATCGTCCGTGAACTGACCGGCGGTATCTATTTTGGTCAGCCGCGCGAGAGCAAGGTGCTGGAGAACGGCGAGCGCATGGCCTTCGATACCCTGCCTTACAGCGAGAGCGAAATCCGCCGGATCGCCAGGGTCGGTTTCGACATGGCCCGCGTTCGTGGCAAGAAGCTCTGCTCGGTGGACAAGGCCAACGTCCTGGCGTCCAGCCAGCTGTGGCGCGCCGTGGTGGAAGAGGTTGCGAAGGACTACCCCGATGTCGAACTCAGCCATATGTACGTCGACAACGCGGCGATGCAACTGGTGCGCGCACCGAAGCAATTCGACGTGATCGTGACCGACAACATGTTCGGCGACATCCTGTCGGACGAAGCTTCCATGCTGACCGGCTCCATCGGCATGCTGCCGTCTGCTTCACTCGATTCGAACAACAAGGGCATGTACGAGCCCTGCCATGGCTCGGCACCGGATATCGCAGGCCAGGGTATCGCCAATCCGTTGGCAACCATTCTTTCGGTTTCGATGATGCTGCGTTACAGCTTCAATCAGGTCGCCGCCGCGGACGCCATCGAGCAGGCCGTCAGCAATGTGCTCGACGAGGGGCTGCGTACAGGCGATATCTGGTCCGACGGCTGCAAGAAGGCCAATACTCAAGCAATGGGTGACGCAGTAGTCGCGGCGCTCGCGAAGTTGTAA
- the asd gene encoding aspartate-semialdehyde dehydrogenase, with amino-acid sequence MKRVGLIGWRGMVGSVLMQRMLEERDFDLIEPVFFTTSNVGGQGPSIGKDIAPLKDAYSIDELKSLDVILTCQGGDYTSEVFPKLREAGWKGYWIDAASTLRMHDDAVIVLDPVNRKVIDHQLDAGTLNYIGGNCTVSLMLMGLGGLFEHGLVDWMSAMTYQAASGAGAQNMRELIKQMGSINASVADELADPASAILEIDRKVAECQRSEAFPVDNFGVPLAGSLIPYIDKELPNGQSREEWKAQAETNKILGRFKSPIPVDGICVRVGAMRCHSQALTIKLNKDVPISDIEGMISQHNPWVKLVPNHRDASMQELSPTSVTGTLSVPVGRLRKLNMGSHYLGAFTVGDQLLWGAAEPLRRMLRILLER; translated from the coding sequence ATGAAACGTGTAGGTCTGATCGGTTGGCGCGGCATGGTCGGTTCCGTGCTCATGCAGCGAATGCTGGAAGAGCGGGATTTCGACCTCATCGAGCCAGTGTTCTTCACCACCTCCAACGTAGGCGGTCAGGGCCCCTCGATCGGCAAGGACATTGCCCCGCTCAAGGATGCCTATAGCATCGATGAGCTGAAGTCGCTCGACGTGATCCTCACCTGCCAGGGCGGTGACTACACCAGCGAAGTTTTCCCGAAGCTGCGCGAGGCCGGCTGGAAGGGCTACTGGATCGATGCCGCGTCGACGCTGCGCATGCATGACGACGCCGTCATCGTGCTCGATCCGGTCAACCGCAAGGTGATCGACCATCAGCTGGACGCCGGCACGCTCAACTATATCGGCGGTAACTGCACGGTCAGCCTGATGCTGATGGGGCTTGGCGGCCTGTTCGAGCACGGCCTGGTCGACTGGATGAGCGCCATGACCTATCAGGCGGCCTCCGGCGCTGGCGCGCAGAACATGCGCGAACTCATCAAGCAGATGGGCAGCATCAACGCATCGGTCGCCGATGAGCTCGCCGACCCGGCCAGCGCTATCCTCGAAATCGATCGCAAGGTCGCCGAGTGCCAGCGCTCCGAGGCCTTCCCGGTCGATAATTTCGGCGTACCGCTGGCCGGCAGCCTGATCCCCTACATCGACAAGGAGCTGCCGAACGGCCAGAGCCGCGAAGAGTGGAAGGCGCAGGCGGAAACCAACAAGATCCTGGGCCGCTTCAAGAGCCCGATTCCGGTGGACGGCATCTGTGTACGTGTCGGCGCGATGCGCTGCCATAGCCAGGCTCTGACCATCAAGCTGAACAAGGATGTGCCCATTTCGGACATCGAAGGCATGATCAGCCAGCACAACCCATGGGTTAAGCTCGTGCCGAACCATCGTGACGCGAGCATGCAGGAGCTGAGTCCTACCTCGGTGACCGGTACCTTGAGCGTTCCGGTGGGGCGTCTGCGCAAGTTGAACATGGGTTCGCATTATCTCGGCGCATTTACCGTCGGCGACCAGCTACTCTGGGGCGCTGCCGAGCCGCTGCGCCGCATGCTGCGCATTCTGCTAGAACGATGA
- a CDS encoding FimV family protein has protein sequence MVRVRNLVLAIAAATALTSEMAYALGLGEVTLKSALNQPLVAEIELLDAKSLAPGEVVPVLASAEDFNRAGVDRQYFLTDLTFTPVLRPDGKSVIRVSSTKPVREPYLNFLIEVIWPSGRLLREYTLLLDPPLYSPEIAAAVAPQLPIAAPVSRPAAPRATPPAVQLPSGGSSQQGEQYKVTPNDTLWEIAERARQGGTVHQTMLAIQDLNPNAFIGGNINRMKNGQVLRLPNAEQIGRRSQAEAIQQVAQQNASWRQAAAAPAGARQLDATQRGSAGAAPTRSEQGDSLRLVAPETGKSTAGSEAGAADESRALRDKLALTEESLDSSRRENLDLKDRLNDLQSQLDKLQRLMQLKDDQLAKLQAQLATGAESDAGAAAPSGSVEGSVDEAAATPSTNEAASEPVKPEAAADAPAAQKPAEPAEKPVAKAPAAPAPAVTEAPAQSEPDSYIDELLGNPILLGVLGGSALLLLLVGLMALSRRNAMKEAELQESLLADESPDTFYVEQQDSSQVEPLDQGAVPVAEQTADPLAGVSSDPLAEADIYIAYGRFNQAADLLQNALNDEPQRSDLRLKLMEVYAELGDRDGFARQEAELREIGGSATAIEQIKARYPAIAAAAGAGFVAAASAGNDDFDSLNLDDLELDEPAAANAEAAENSFDLNLDDLELDDGLTDNALAPTDDSTSGLESFNFDELNLEAASQEQTENDFSFDLDEPKSDPTSLEDELAGFSLDLDDEPTVALDEQPAASLNQPPVSETSEQTDDFDFGLSEPAQPADMPDEFDLSLDDEVGEPARPDAFSSELEEVEAELDDLSRDLAEPLDQPTAADAGEEPVAPVSDALDEDFDFFADTDETTTKLDLARAYIDMGDAEGARDILDEVMSEGSDSQQQEARDMLAKLA, from the coding sequence ATGGTTCGGGTTCGCAATCTGGTGCTGGCAATCGCGGCTGCTACCGCGCTGACGTCCGAAATGGCTTATGCGCTGGGGCTGGGAGAGGTCACGTTAAAGTCTGCGTTGAATCAACCGCTGGTAGCTGAAATCGAACTTCTGGATGCTAAATCACTGGCCCCAGGCGAAGTCGTGCCGGTGCTGGCATCCGCAGAGGATTTCAATCGGGCAGGTGTCGATCGCCAATACTTTCTGACGGACCTTACCTTTACCCCCGTTTTGCGCCCGGACGGCAAAAGCGTCATACGGGTGTCGTCGACCAAGCCGGTTCGCGAGCCCTACCTGAACTTCCTCATCGAGGTGATCTGGCCGAGCGGCCGGCTCCTGCGCGAATACACCCTGCTGCTCGATCCGCCGCTCTATTCTCCTGAAATTGCAGCCGCGGTCGCACCGCAGTTACCGATTGCGGCACCCGTATCTCGTCCGGCTGCCCCGCGAGCGACGCCGCCAGCCGTGCAGTTGCCTTCCGGCGGTTCCAGTCAGCAGGGCGAGCAATACAAGGTCACGCCGAACGATACGCTCTGGGAGATCGCCGAGCGCGCACGGCAGGGCGGCACCGTGCATCAGACCATGCTGGCCATTCAGGATCTGAACCCGAACGCCTTCATTGGCGGCAACATCAATCGAATGAAGAATGGCCAGGTGTTGCGCCTGCCAAATGCCGAGCAAATTGGCCGTCGCTCCCAGGCCGAGGCCATCCAGCAGGTGGCGCAGCAAAATGCCAGCTGGCGACAGGCAGCGGCTGCGCCGGCTGGTGCTCGCCAACTCGACGCTACGCAGCGTGGCTCGGCCGGCGCTGCGCCAACCCGTAGTGAGCAGGGCGATAGTCTACGCCTGGTTGCGCCGGAAACCGGCAAGTCCACCGCCGGTAGCGAGGCAGGTGCCGCAGACGAGTCTCGAGCGCTGCGTGACAAGCTCGCGCTCACCGAGGAGAGCCTCGACTCCAGTCGCCGTGAGAATCTGGACCTCAAGGATCGCCTCAACGATTTGCAAAGCCAGCTGGACAAGCTGCAGCGCCTGATGCAGCTCAAGGATGATCAGCTTGCCAAGTTGCAGGCTCAGTTGGCGACTGGCGCGGAGTCGGATGCAGGCGCAGCGGCGCCGTCCGGTTCGGTCGAAGGCAGTGTTGATGAAGCGGCCGCGACGCCGAGCACGAACGAGGCGGCATCCGAGCCAGTGAAGCCTGAAGCTGCAGCCGACGCCCCTGCAGCGCAGAAACCCGCGGAACCGGCAGAGAAGCCCGTTGCGAAGGCGCCAGCAGCTCCGGCGCCGGCAGTTACCGAGGCGCCTGCTCAGTCGGAACCCGATAGTTACATCGATGAGCTGTTAGGCAATCCTATTCTGCTCGGTGTGCTGGGTGGCAGTGCTTTGCTGCTTCTGCTGGTCGGATTGATGGCACTGTCTCGCCGCAACGCGATGAAGGAGGCCGAGCTGCAGGAGAGCCTGCTCGCCGATGAGTCTCCAGATACCTTCTACGTGGAACAGCAAGACTCCTCCCAAGTCGAGCCGCTCGATCAGGGGGCTGTGCCGGTTGCGGAGCAGACTGCTGATCCGCTTGCCGGCGTGAGCAGCGATCCATTGGCGGAAGCCGACATCTACATCGCCTACGGACGCTTCAACCAGGCTGCGGATCTGCTGCAGAACGCCCTGAATGACGAGCCGCAGCGCAGCGATCTGCGGTTGAAGCTCATGGAGGTCTATGCCGAACTCGGCGATCGTGACGGCTTCGCTCGTCAGGAAGCCGAGCTTCGGGAGATCGGCGGATCCGCGACGGCGATCGAGCAGATCAAGGCTCGCTACCCTGCAATCGCAGCTGCGGCAGGTGCCGGTTTCGTGGCCGCCGCGTCGGCGGGCAATGATGACTTCGATAGTCTCAACCTGGACGACCTGGAGCTTGACGAGCCTGCCGCTGCCAACGCGGAAGCTGCTGAGAATTCTTTCGACCTGAACCTGGACGACCTGGAACTGGACGATGGGCTGACAGACAATGCGCTCGCGCCGACCGACGACAGCACCTCGGGGCTGGAGTCGTTCAATTTCGATGAGCTCAATCTGGAAGCCGCTTCTCAGGAGCAGACCGAGAATGACTTCTCGTTCGATCTGGACGAGCCCAAGTCGGATCCGACGTCGTTGGAAGACGAGCTGGCCGGCTTCTCGCTCGACCTGGATGATGAGCCTACCGTTGCACTCGATGAGCAACCCGCCGCAAGCCTGAACCAGCCGCCTGTTTCGGAAACCTCCGAGCAGACCGACGATTTCGATTTCGGCTTGTCCGAGCCCGCGCAACCGGCAGACATGCCGGACGAGTTCGATCTGTCGCTGGATGACGAAGTTGGCGAGCCTGCTCGTCCGGACGCCTTCTCGTCCGAGCTGGAGGAGGTCGAGGCCGAGCTTGACGATCTGTCCCGCGATTTGGCCGAGCCGCTGGATCAGCCGACGGCTGCCGACGCTGGGGAGGAGCCCGTAGCACCAGTATCCGACGCGCTCGACGAGGACTTCGATTTCTTCGCCGATACGGATGAGACCACCACGAAGTTGGACCTCGCCCGTGCCTACATCGACATGGGGGACGCGGAAGGCGCCCGCGATATTCTTGATGAGGTGATGAGCGAGGGGAGCGACAGCCAGCAGCAGGAGGCGCGCGACATGCTCGCTAAGCTCGCCTGA
- the truA gene encoding tRNA pseudouridine(38-40) synthase TruA: MTEAVPEAAASSAAVDVFRIALGVEYKGSRYRGFQRQRDGVPSIQLSLENALSKVAGGHPVVLSCAGRTDALVHACAQVVHFDTPVTRSMHAWVMGANMNLPGDISVTWAKEMPRTFDARFSAMARRYRYVIYNDQIRPAHLAEEVTWNHRPLDISRMREAAKAFVGTHDFSAFRARQCQAKSPIKTIHHFELLEHGRLIVIDVRANAFLHHMVRNFAGVLMTIGAGERPVEWAREVLESRVRRTGGVTAHPYGLYLVQVDYPEQFQLPERYLGPHFLSGLPDVRCS, encoded by the coding sequence ATGACCGAAGCAGTACCTGAAGCGGCAGCCTCCTCGGCTGCCGTTGACGTTTTCAGAATTGCACTCGGGGTCGAGTACAAGGGCTCTCGTTATCGTGGATTCCAGCGCCAGCGCGACGGCGTGCCGTCCATACAGCTCTCGTTGGAAAATGCACTGAGCAAAGTTGCGGGCGGGCACCCGGTAGTCCTGAGCTGTGCTGGGCGCACCGATGCACTTGTTCATGCCTGTGCGCAGGTTGTGCATTTCGATACGCCAGTCACGCGCTCCATGCATGCCTGGGTCATGGGTGCCAACATGAACTTGCCGGGTGACATCAGCGTGACCTGGGCGAAGGAAATGCCCAGGACCTTCGATGCACGTTTCAGCGCCATGGCGCGCCGTTATCGTTACGTGATCTACAACGACCAGATCCGCCCAGCCCACCTCGCCGAAGAGGTGACCTGGAATCACCGTCCGCTGGATATCTCGCGTATGCGCGAGGCGGCCAAGGCGTTCGTTGGAACCCATGATTTCAGCGCCTTCAGGGCACGTCAGTGCCAGGCGAAATCACCGATCAAGACCATCCATCATTTCGAGCTGCTCGAGCACGGCCGGCTTATCGTGATCGACGTTCGCGCCAACGCCTTTCTGCATCATATGGTGCGTAATTTCGCTGGCGTGCTGATGACCATAGGCGCGGGCGAACGGCCCGTTGAGTGGGCGCGAGAGGTATTGGAGTCGCGCGTGAGGCGAACCGGTGGCGTGACGGCGCACCCCTATGGGCTGTATCTCGTTCAAGTCGATTATCCCGAGCAGTTCCAGTTGCCCGAACGTTATCTCGGACCCCATTTCCTGTCCGGTCTGCCGGACGTCAGGTGTTCCTGA
- a CDS encoding phosphoribosylanthranilate isomerase codes for MPIVRSKICGVTRVEDALVAAEAGADAIGLVFYGKSPRAVSVQQARAIVAALPPFVTTVGLFVNASRCELNEILDAVPLDALQFHGDEQPADCEGFHRRWYKALRVKAGDDIRAQAARYVGASAILLDTFVAGVPGGTGEIFDWSLIPADLPKPLILAGGLTPGNVRQAIAEVRPFAVDVSGGVELSKGIKDAASVHEFVRQVRAAM; via the coding sequence TTGCCTATCGTTCGTAGCAAGATTTGTGGAGTCACTCGGGTCGAGGACGCGCTTGTTGCGGCCGAAGCCGGGGCAGACGCGATCGGCCTGGTGTTCTACGGCAAAAGTCCGCGGGCGGTGAGCGTTCAGCAAGCCCGCGCCATCGTCGCTGCCTTGCCGCCATTCGTCACGACGGTTGGTCTGTTCGTCAACGCGTCGCGCTGCGAACTCAACGAAATACTCGATGCCGTACCGCTGGATGCGCTTCAGTTTCATGGCGATGAGCAACCCGCGGACTGCGAGGGGTTCCATCGTCGCTGGTACAAGGCCTTGCGAGTCAAGGCGGGGGACGATATTCGCGCCCAGGCCGCTCGCTATGTCGGGGCGAGTGCCATTCTGCTCGACACCTTCGTCGCTGGCGTTCCCGGAGGGACGGGTGAAATATTCGACTGGTCGTTGATTCCCGCAGATTTGCCCAAACCGCTCATTCTCGCGGGAGGCTTGACGCCAGGGAACGTTCGCCAGGCAATCGCCGAGGTTCGGCCTTTCGCCGTGGATGTAAGTGGGGGGGTCGAGCTGAGCAAGGGCATCAAGGACGCCGCGAGCGTGCACGAATTCGTTCGGCAGGTAAGAGCAGCGATGTGA
- the accD gene encoding acetyl-CoA carboxylase, carboxyltransferase subunit beta, with product MSNWLVDKLIPSIMRSETQKSSVPEGLWHKCPSCEAVLYRPELEKTLDVCPKCQHHMRIDARTRLDIFLDKDGREEIGADLEPVDRLKFRDSKKYKDRLSAAQKQTGEKDALIAMRGTLMQSPVVACAFEFSFMGGSMGAIVGERFVRAANVALEQRCPLVCFAASGGARMQEALISLMQMAKTSAVLARMREEGLPFISVLTDPVYGGVSASLAMLGDVIVAEPKALIGFAGPRVIEQTVREKLPEGFQRSEFLLDHGAIDLIVPRSELRARLARLLAQLQHRPTPAEPARVTASA from the coding sequence ATGAGCAACTGGCTGGTAGACAAGCTGATCCCCTCGATCATGCGCTCGGAAACGCAGAAGAGCTCCGTGCCAGAAGGCCTGTGGCACAAATGTCCGTCCTGCGAGGCGGTCCTGTATCGCCCGGAACTGGAAAAGACGCTGGATGTGTGCCCGAAGTGCCAGCATCACATGCGTATCGATGCGCGTACGCGTCTGGATATCTTCCTCGACAAAGACGGACGCGAAGAGATTGGAGCTGACCTCGAGCCTGTCGACCGACTGAAATTCCGTGACAGCAAGAAATACAAGGATCGTCTCTCAGCAGCGCAGAAGCAGACCGGTGAGAAGGATGCACTGATCGCCATGCGCGGGACCCTGATGCAATCGCCGGTGGTGGCCTGTGCGTTCGAGTTTTCCTTCATGGGTGGCTCGATGGGTGCGATCGTAGGCGAGCGTTTCGTCCGTGCGGCCAATGTCGCGCTTGAGCAGCGCTGCCCGCTGGTCTGCTTCGCGGCATCGGGTGGAGCGCGCATGCAGGAGGCGCTGATCTCGCTGATGCAGATGGCCAAGACCTCCGCCGTGCTGGCCCGTATGCGCGAAGAGGGCTTGCCCTTCATTTCGGTGCTGACTGATCCGGTCTACGGGGGCGTATCGGCGAGTCTGGCCATGCTGGGTGACGTCATCGTGGCTGAGCCAAAGGCGCTGATTGGCTTCGCAGGCCCACGCGTGATCGAGCAGACGGTGCGCGAAAAGCTCCCGGAAGGGTTCCAGCGCAGCGAATTTCTGCTCGATCACGGCGCCATTGATCTGATCGTCCCGCGTTCCGAGCTGCGTGCCCGGCTGGCGCGGCTTCTCGCTCAACTGCAACACCGACCGACCCCGGCCGAGCCGGCACGGGTAACGGCTAGCGCATGA
- the folC gene encoding bifunctional tetrahydrofolate synthase/dihydrofolate synthase — MTARSLQDWLEYLEQLHPTAIDMGLDRCREVAARLGLTRPAPQVVTVTGTNGKGSTCAFVAELLIGQGKTVGVYSSPHLLRYNERVRINGVDASDDALCEAFEAVERARGSITLTYFEMGTLAAFWLFEREGLDAVVLEVGLGGRLDAVNLIDADVAVVTNIGLDHAEWLGTTRESVAFEKAGIFRSATPAVCGDPEPPESMLASAAQSAVPLLVRGRDFDLERSTDSWHWRGKDRSGRPLELRDLPMLTLPLENAAVALQAFALIEPFGEPERLIEALRRTRVTGRLDSRTIRWQGRELLILLDVGHNPHAAAYLAQHLQRTPGPGRRLAVFGLLADKDLPGVIDELVPVLDSWAVAPLRSPRSRGADDLSSALKERDAEVTIYPDIAQALEGQCNQATKGDQIVLFGSFYCVAEALAWLDRYASSGGQVLGG; from the coding sequence ATGACCGCGCGGAGCCTGCAGGATTGGCTCGAATACCTCGAGCAACTGCACCCGACCGCTATCGACATGGGGCTCGATCGCTGCCGTGAGGTGGCGGCGAGGCTCGGGCTTACGCGCCCGGCGCCTCAGGTCGTAACGGTTACCGGGACCAACGGCAAGGGATCGACTTGCGCGTTTGTCGCCGAGCTGTTGATCGGGCAGGGCAAGACGGTGGGCGTGTACAGCTCACCGCATCTGTTGCGCTACAACGAGCGCGTACGTATCAACGGAGTCGACGCTAGTGATGACGCGTTGTGCGAAGCCTTCGAGGCGGTAGAGCGTGCCCGTGGCTCGATCACCCTGACGTATTTCGAAATGGGAACCTTGGCTGCCTTCTGGCTCTTCGAGCGAGAAGGGCTGGACGCCGTGGTGCTGGAGGTCGGCCTGGGAGGGCGCCTCGATGCGGTGAACCTGATCGATGCCGACGTGGCGGTGGTCACCAATATCGGTCTCGACCATGCGGAGTGGCTCGGCACCACGCGTGAGAGCGTGGCATTCGAGAAGGCTGGCATCTTTCGCTCTGCAACACCTGCCGTATGCGGCGATCCCGAGCCGCCCGAGTCAATGCTGGCCAGTGCTGCTCAGAGCGCTGTGCCGTTGCTTGTGCGGGGCCGCGATTTCGATCTGGAGCGCAGCACGGACAGTTGGCACTGGCGAGGCAAGGACCGTTCCGGTCGGCCGCTGGAACTGCGCGATCTGCCGATGCTCACCTTGCCATTGGAGAATGCGGCGGTGGCGTTGCAGGCGTTCGCATTAATCGAACCGTTCGGGGAACCGGAGCGCCTGATTGAGGCGCTCAGGCGCACCCGTGTCACTGGGCGGCTGGATAGCCGAACGATTCGCTGGCAAGGTCGCGAGCTGCTGATATTGCTCGATGTCGGGCACAACCCGCATGCGGCGGCCTACCTTGCTCAACATTTACAAAGGACGCCTGGTCCCGGGCGCCGCCTCGCTGTTTTCGGCCTGTTGGCTGACAAGGACTTGCCTGGTGTGATCGACGAGCTAGTGCCTGTCCTCGATTCCTGGGCGGTTGCGCCGCTACGCAGTCCACGTTCGCGCGGTGCCGACGATTTGAGTTCGGCATTGAAGGAACGCGACGCGGAGGTCACTATCTACCCGGACATCGCGCAGGCGCTCGAGGGGCAGTGCAATCAGGCGACCAAGGGCGACCAGATTGTACTGTTTGGATCTTTTTATTGCGTAGCCGAAGCGCTGGCCTGGCTGGACCGGTACGCATCGAGTGGAGGGCAGGTTCTTGGTGGATAA
- a CDS encoding SPOR domain-containing protein, translating to MDKGLLQRIVGALVLVALAVIFVPMLFNREDAGRQVTVDAPPMPETPAAPVIETQPVEVPEPDAEPFPEEYEIVEEGRVAEPSAPAEPSPAKPESAPAASEPAPAEAVQPAPPAATAAPEEKHLDAANLPVSWSVQLASLSSRENADKLQTTLRSQGYNAYIRTADGMNRVFVGPLVERAEADRLRDQLQRQQKLNGFVVRFKPEQG from the coding sequence GTGGATAAGGGATTGCTGCAGCGTATCGTCGGTGCGCTAGTGCTCGTTGCGCTGGCGGTGATTTTTGTTCCTATGCTGTTCAACCGTGAGGATGCCGGTCGGCAGGTCACCGTGGATGCGCCGCCGATGCCGGAGACCCCGGCTGCGCCGGTGATCGAGACGCAGCCTGTCGAAGTGCCCGAGCCAGACGCGGAGCCGTTCCCTGAAGAGTATGAAATCGTCGAGGAGGGACGGGTAGCCGAGCCCAGTGCACCTGCCGAGCCCAGCCCGGCCAAGCCCGAGTCGGCTCCGGCAGCGTCCGAGCCGGCGCCTGCTGAGGCGGTGCAGCCAGCGCCACCAGCGGCGACGGCTGCGCCTGAGGAGAAGCATCTGGACGCGGCAAACCTGCCGGTCAGTTGGTCGGTGCAGCTCGCCAGCCTGTCTAGCCGCGAGAACGCCGACAAGCTCCAGACGACGTTGCGCTCTCAGGGCTATAACGCCTACATACGCACCGCGGACGGGATGAATCGCGTCTTCGTCGGTCCGTTGGTCGAGCGGGCCGAGGCCGACCGTCTACGTGATCAATTGCAGCGGCAGCAGAAGTTGAACGGCTTCGTTGTACGCTTCAAGCCGGAGCAGGGCTGA